One part of the Cygnus atratus isolate AKBS03 ecotype Queensland, Australia unplaced genomic scaffold, CAtr_DNAZoo_HiC_assembly HiC_scaffold_62, whole genome shotgun sequence genome encodes these proteins:
- the LOC118261418 gene encoding uncharacterized protein LOC118261418 has product MLSGKENLQKAVLKIPQLMDMVVSQVAPLASLTFSGHVIVFPEFEMESMHKTPAQDHQKAWSKDKKKEGALPLLGQVGRRKAAAGSSSEHREPTPGKGSGLPSHAPTEPTEQAAQQGEKKKPGKAPMRLPVIPGLPARKERKSAPKGKAGQAKTDGALRRRVGGGVGKFPPCEGEKLTTTERKIPRPRGPTALSFPVISVLSPASSEASLSEESTYNVFRLQPPGDEAEELLKTRPEIFWTTMQQCGG; this is encoded by the exons ATGTTGTCTGGGAAGGAGAACCTTCAGAAGGCCGTTCTCAAG ATCCCTCAGCTGATGGACATGGTGGTGTCCCAGGTGGCACCCTTGGCCTCCCTGACCTTCTCGGGCCATGTCATCGTCTTTCCCGA GTTTGAAATGGAGAGCATGCACAAAACACCAGCCCAGGACCATCAAAAGGCCTGGAGCaaggacaagaagaaagaaggggcTTTGCCTCTTCTTGGCCAAGTTGGGAGACGCAAAGCGGCTGCTGGCTCCTCTTCAGAGCACAGGGAACCAACTCCTG GCAAAGGTTCTGGACTTCCTTCCCATGCCCCCACGGAGCCGACTGAACAAGCAGCCCAGCAGGGTGAAAAGAAGAAGCCGGGGAAGGCTCCCATGAG GCTGCCGGTGATCCCGGGGCTGCCTGCTCGCAAGGAGAGAAAATCAGCGCCCAAAGGCAAGGCTGGACAAGCAAAGACAGACGGAGCCTTGAGGCGGAGAGTAGGAGGAGGAGTGGGGAAATTTCCTCCCTGTGAGGGAGAAAAACTGACGACAACCGAAAGAAAGATCCCCCGGCCTCGAGGACCCACAGCGCTGTCGTTTCCTGTGATAAGCGTGTTATCACCAGCGAGCTCAGAGGCCAGCCTCTCTGAGGAATCCACCTACAACGTCTTCAGGCTGCAGCCACCAGGAGACGAGGCAGAAGAACTGTTAAAAACGAGGCCTGAGATCTTCTGGACG ACGATGCAGCAGTGCGGGGggtag